A stretch of the Mustela lutreola isolate mMusLut2 chromosome 18, mMusLut2.pri, whole genome shotgun sequence genome encodes the following:
- the ZNF596 gene encoding zinc finger protein 596 isoform X4 — protein MDSQESVTFEDVAVDFTQEEWTLLDRSQRKLFRDVMLENISHLVSIGRQLYKSETIFHLEPGEHLSKGLGLLQCQSLDREDDLKKQEMILMQHVCKKDTALVSAMVEFHGSIPHFLNCHFLGRRPGSPGHL, from the exons GAATCAGTGACGTTTGAGGATGTAGCTGTAGACTTTACTCAGGAAGAGTGGACCCTGCTGGACAGGTCCCAGAGAAAACTCTTCAGagatgtgatgctggagaacATCAGTCACCTGGTCTCAATTG GCAGACAGCTCTACAAATCTGAAACGATTTTCCACTTGGAACCAGGAGAGCACCTTTCAAAAGGGCTAGGTTTGCTGCAATGCCAGAGTCTGG ATAGGGAAGAtgatcttaaaaaacaagaaatgataCTCATGCAACATGTCTGCAAGAAGGACACAGCATTAGTCAGTGCAATG gtggaATTTCATGGTTCCATCCCACACTTCTTGAATTGTCATTTCCTGGGGCGGAGACCCGGCTCTCCAGGACATCTGTAA
- the ZNF596 gene encoding zinc finger protein 596 isoform X5, whose amino-acid sequence MPFPSGRPRAAGTGFRTCEVRLRFQPVDDAGLDLGRFAVPGARGRDSGEPRPPQACRTGPRADRSRRRKVRGPLALGAPGRVFPEPPTEAGFAHASPDCRWNFMVPSHTS is encoded by the exons ATGCCGTTTCCAAGCGGGCGCCCTCGGGCCGCGGGGACCGGTTTCCGCACGTGCGAGGTCCGCCTCCGTTTCCAGCCGGTCGACGACGCTGGGCTTGACCTGGGGAGGTTCGCGGTCCCTGGAGCGAGGGGACGGGACAGCGGCGAGCCGCGGCCGCCGCAGGCCTGCAGGACGGGACCCCGCGCGGACCGGAGCCGGCGCAGGAAGGTCCGAGGTCCGCTGGCCCTCGGGGCTCCAGGCCGCGTGTTCCCAGAGCCCCCGACCGAAGCTGGCTTCGCGCACGCTTCTCCTGACTGCAG gtggaATTTCATGGTTCCATCCCACACTTCTTGA
- the ZNF596 gene encoding zinc finger protein 596 isoform X1, with amino-acid sequence MDSQESVTFEDVAVDFTQEEWTLLDRSQRKLFRDVMLENISHLVSIGRQLYKSETIFHLEPGEHLSKGLGLLQCQSLDREDDLKKQEMILMQHVCKKDTALVSAMRSHTLENPFECNDFGENLTEILTWTQYVVPKMGKNPCISKECGKHSSCSPSFNTRKQSHTTSKSHECLQRGNACIQSSAHRQTSTTQNGEKTFECHECGKAFGKSSNLRRHEMIHTGVKPHGCHLCGKAFTHCSDLRKHERIHTGEKSYGCHLCGKAFSKSYNLRRHEMIHTRKKPHECHLCGKAFTHCSDLNKHERTHFGEKPYGCHLCGKTFSKTSYLRQHERTHNGEKPYECHLCGKAFTHCSHLRKHERTHTGEKPYECHLCGKAFTESSVLRRHERTHTGEKPYECHLCWKAFTDSSVLKRHERTHTGEKPYKCPLCGKAFNHSSVLRRHERTHTGEKPYKCSVCGKAFNRSYNFRLHKRIHTGEKPYKCYVCGKAFSKYFNLRQHEKIHVKIISIDDSPPIASNYKHS; translated from the exons GAATCAGTGACGTTTGAGGATGTAGCTGTAGACTTTACTCAGGAAGAGTGGACCCTGCTGGACAGGTCCCAGAGAAAACTCTTCAGagatgtgatgctggagaacATCAGTCACCTGGTCTCAATTG GCAGACAGCTCTACAAATCTGAAACGATTTTCCACTTGGAACCAGGAGAGCACCTTTCAAAAGGGCTAGGTTTGCTGCAATGCCAGAGTCTGG ATAGGGAAGAtgatcttaaaaaacaagaaatgataCTCATGCAACATGTCTGCAAGAAGGACACAGCATTAGTCAGTGCAATG AGATCTCACACTCTGGAGAATCCTTTTGAATGCAATGATTTTGGAGAAAATTTAACTGAAATACTAACATGGACTCAATATGTGGTACCTAAAATGGGAAAGAATCCCTGTATCAGCAAAGAATGTGGAAAACACAGCAGTTGTTCCCCATCATTTAATACACGTAAGCAGAGTCACACTACAAGTAAATCACATGAATGTCTTCAGCGTGGGAATGCCTGTATTCAAAGCTCTGCCCATAGACAAACCAGTACTACTCAGAAtggagagaaaacatttgaatgtcatgaatgtgggaaagcctttggAAAAAGTTCTAACCTGAGGCGACATGAGATGATTCACACTGGAGTGAAACCACATGGATGTCATCTGTGTGGGAAGGCCTTCACTCATTGTTCTGACCTTAGAAAACATGagagaattcacactggagagaaatcATATGGATGTCATctgtgtgggaaagccttcagtaAGAGTTATAACCTTCGGCGACACGAGATGATTCACACAAGGAAAAAACCCCATGAATGCCATctgtgtgggaaagccttcactCACTGTTCTGACCTTAACAAACATGAAAGAACTCACTTTGGAGAGAAACCATATGGATGCCATCTATGTGGGAAGACATTCAGTAAAACTTCATACCTTAGACAACATGAGCGAACTCATAATGGAGAGAAACCGTATGAGTGTCATCTCTGTGGAAAGGCATTCACTCACTGTTCTCACCTTAGAAAACACGAGAgaactcacactggagagaaaccctacgaATGTCATCTATGTGGGAAAGCTTTCACTGAATCTTCCGTCCTCAGACGACATGAGAGAacccacactggagagaaaccgtATGAATGTCACCTCTGTTGGAAAGCCTTTACTGATTCTTCTGTCCTTAAAAGACATGAGAGAActcacactggagaaaaaccaTACAAATGTCCCCTGTGTGGGAAAGCTTTCAATCACTCTTCTGTCCTTAGACGACATGAGAGAACTCACACCGGTGAGAAACCATACAAATGCAGTGTATGTGGAAAAGCCTTCAACAGAAGCTATAATTTTAGATTGCATAAGAGaatccacactggagagaaaccatatAAATGTTATgtatgtgggaaagccttcagtaaatattttaaccTTAGACAAcatgagaaaatacatgtaaaaataatcAGTATAGACGATTCACCACCTATAGCTTCAAACTATAAACACTCTTGA
- the ZNF596 gene encoding zinc finger protein 596 isoform X2, whose translation MLENISHLVSIGRQLYKSETIFHLEPGEHLSKGLGLLQCQSLDREDDLKKQEMILMQHVCKKDTALVSAMRSHTLENPFECNDFGENLTEILTWTQYVVPKMGKNPCISKECGKHSSCSPSFNTRKQSHTTSKSHECLQRGNACIQSSAHRQTSTTQNGEKTFECHECGKAFGKSSNLRRHEMIHTGVKPHGCHLCGKAFTHCSDLRKHERIHTGEKSYGCHLCGKAFSKSYNLRRHEMIHTRKKPHECHLCGKAFTHCSDLNKHERTHFGEKPYGCHLCGKTFSKTSYLRQHERTHNGEKPYECHLCGKAFTHCSHLRKHERTHTGEKPYECHLCGKAFTESSVLRRHERTHTGEKPYECHLCWKAFTDSSVLKRHERTHTGEKPYKCPLCGKAFNHSSVLRRHERTHTGEKPYKCSVCGKAFNRSYNFRLHKRIHTGEKPYKCYVCGKAFSKYFNLRQHEKIHVKIISIDDSPPIASNYKHS comes from the exons atgctggagaacATCAGTCACCTGGTCTCAATTG GCAGACAGCTCTACAAATCTGAAACGATTTTCCACTTGGAACCAGGAGAGCACCTTTCAAAAGGGCTAGGTTTGCTGCAATGCCAGAGTCTGG ATAGGGAAGAtgatcttaaaaaacaagaaatgataCTCATGCAACATGTCTGCAAGAAGGACACAGCATTAGTCAGTGCAATG AGATCTCACACTCTGGAGAATCCTTTTGAATGCAATGATTTTGGAGAAAATTTAACTGAAATACTAACATGGACTCAATATGTGGTACCTAAAATGGGAAAGAATCCCTGTATCAGCAAAGAATGTGGAAAACACAGCAGTTGTTCCCCATCATTTAATACACGTAAGCAGAGTCACACTACAAGTAAATCACATGAATGTCTTCAGCGTGGGAATGCCTGTATTCAAAGCTCTGCCCATAGACAAACCAGTACTACTCAGAAtggagagaaaacatttgaatgtcatgaatgtgggaaagcctttggAAAAAGTTCTAACCTGAGGCGACATGAGATGATTCACACTGGAGTGAAACCACATGGATGTCATCTGTGTGGGAAGGCCTTCACTCATTGTTCTGACCTTAGAAAACATGagagaattcacactggagagaaatcATATGGATGTCATctgtgtgggaaagccttcagtaAGAGTTATAACCTTCGGCGACACGAGATGATTCACACAAGGAAAAAACCCCATGAATGCCATctgtgtgggaaagccttcactCACTGTTCTGACCTTAACAAACATGAAAGAACTCACTTTGGAGAGAAACCATATGGATGCCATCTATGTGGGAAGACATTCAGTAAAACTTCATACCTTAGACAACATGAGCGAACTCATAATGGAGAGAAACCGTATGAGTGTCATCTCTGTGGAAAGGCATTCACTCACTGTTCTCACCTTAGAAAACACGAGAgaactcacactggagagaaaccctacgaATGTCATCTATGTGGGAAAGCTTTCACTGAATCTTCCGTCCTCAGACGACATGAGAGAacccacactggagagaaaccgtATGAATGTCACCTCTGTTGGAAAGCCTTTACTGATTCTTCTGTCCTTAAAAGACATGAGAGAActcacactggagaaaaaccaTACAAATGTCCCCTGTGTGGGAAAGCTTTCAATCACTCTTCTGTCCTTAGACGACATGAGAGAACTCACACCGGTGAGAAACCATACAAATGCAGTGTATGTGGAAAAGCCTTCAACAGAAGCTATAATTTTAGATTGCATAAGAGaatccacactggagagaaaccatatAAATGTTATgtatgtgggaaagccttcagtaaatattttaaccTTAGACAAcatgagaaaatacatgtaaaaataatcAGTATAGACGATTCACCACCTATAGCTTCAAACTATAAACACTCTTGA
- the ZNF596 gene encoding zinc finger protein 596 isoform X3: MILMQHVCKKDTALVSAMRSHTLENPFECNDFGENLTEILTWTQYVVPKMGKNPCISKECGKHSSCSPSFNTRKQSHTTSKSHECLQRGNACIQSSAHRQTSTTQNGEKTFECHECGKAFGKSSNLRRHEMIHTGVKPHGCHLCGKAFTHCSDLRKHERIHTGEKSYGCHLCGKAFSKSYNLRRHEMIHTRKKPHECHLCGKAFTHCSDLNKHERTHFGEKPYGCHLCGKTFSKTSYLRQHERTHNGEKPYECHLCGKAFTHCSHLRKHERTHTGEKPYECHLCGKAFTESSVLRRHERTHTGEKPYECHLCWKAFTDSSVLKRHERTHTGEKPYKCPLCGKAFNHSSVLRRHERTHTGEKPYKCSVCGKAFNRSYNFRLHKRIHTGEKPYKCYVCGKAFSKYFNLRQHEKIHVKIISIDDSPPIASNYKHS; the protein is encoded by the exons atgataCTCATGCAACATGTCTGCAAGAAGGACACAGCATTAGTCAGTGCAATG AGATCTCACACTCTGGAGAATCCTTTTGAATGCAATGATTTTGGAGAAAATTTAACTGAAATACTAACATGGACTCAATATGTGGTACCTAAAATGGGAAAGAATCCCTGTATCAGCAAAGAATGTGGAAAACACAGCAGTTGTTCCCCATCATTTAATACACGTAAGCAGAGTCACACTACAAGTAAATCACATGAATGTCTTCAGCGTGGGAATGCCTGTATTCAAAGCTCTGCCCATAGACAAACCAGTACTACTCAGAAtggagagaaaacatttgaatgtcatgaatgtgggaaagcctttggAAAAAGTTCTAACCTGAGGCGACATGAGATGATTCACACTGGAGTGAAACCACATGGATGTCATCTGTGTGGGAAGGCCTTCACTCATTGTTCTGACCTTAGAAAACATGagagaattcacactggagagaaatcATATGGATGTCATctgtgtgggaaagccttcagtaAGAGTTATAACCTTCGGCGACACGAGATGATTCACACAAGGAAAAAACCCCATGAATGCCATctgtgtgggaaagccttcactCACTGTTCTGACCTTAACAAACATGAAAGAACTCACTTTGGAGAGAAACCATATGGATGCCATCTATGTGGGAAGACATTCAGTAAAACTTCATACCTTAGACAACATGAGCGAACTCATAATGGAGAGAAACCGTATGAGTGTCATCTCTGTGGAAAGGCATTCACTCACTGTTCTCACCTTAGAAAACACGAGAgaactcacactggagagaaaccctacgaATGTCATCTATGTGGGAAAGCTTTCACTGAATCTTCCGTCCTCAGACGACATGAGAGAacccacactggagagaaaccgtATGAATGTCACCTCTGTTGGAAAGCCTTTACTGATTCTTCTGTCCTTAAAAGACATGAGAGAActcacactggagaaaaaccaTACAAATGTCCCCTGTGTGGGAAAGCTTTCAATCACTCTTCTGTCCTTAGACGACATGAGAGAACTCACACCGGTGAGAAACCATACAAATGCAGTGTATGTGGAAAAGCCTTCAACAGAAGCTATAATTTTAGATTGCATAAGAGaatccacactggagagaaaccatatAAATGTTATgtatgtgggaaagccttcagtaaatattttaaccTTAGACAAcatgagaaaatacatgtaaaaataatcAGTATAGACGATTCACCACCTATAGCTTCAAACTATAAACACTCTTGA